From Larus michahellis chromosome 8, bLarMic1.1, whole genome shotgun sequence, one genomic window encodes:
- the BARHL2 gene encoding barH-like 2 homeobox protein codes for MEGPSGSSFGIDTILSGGSTGSPGVMNGDFRPHGDGRPADFRSQATPSPCSEIDTVGTAPSSPISVSMEHPEPHLGVAESLPPPPHHLHLGPHPPPPPPSLQPSPPQPPPPQLGSASSGPRTSTSSFLIKDILGDSKPLAACAPYSTSVPSPHHTPKQEGSAAPESFRPKLEQEDGKAKLDKRDDTQGDIKCHGTKEEGDREISSSRDSPPVRAKKPRKARTAFSDHQLNQLERSFERQKYLSVQDRMDLAAALNLTDTQVKTWYQNRRTKWKRQTAVGLELLAEAGNYSALQRMFPSPYFYHPSLLGSMDSTTAAAAAAAMYSSMYRTPPAPHPQLQRPLVPRVLIHGLGPGGQPALNPLANPMPGTPHPR; via the exons ATGGAGGGGCCGAGCGGGTCCAGCTTCGGGATAGACACGATCCTGTCGGGCGGCAGCACCGGCAGCCCCGGAGTCATGAACGGAGACTTTCGCCCCCACGGTGACGGCCGGCCGGCGGATTTTAGGAGCCAGGCCACGCCGTCCCCCTGCTCGGAGATCGACACGGTGGGGACGGCGCCTTCGTCGCCCATCTCGGTGAGCATGGAGCACCCCGAGCCGCACCTGGGGGTGGCGGAgagcctcccgccgccgccgcaccacCTCCACCTCGGCCCgcacccgccgccgccaccgccgagTTTGCAGCCGTcgcccccgcagccgccgccgccccagctGGGCTCGGCCAGCTCCGGCCCCAGGACTTCcacctcttcttttttaattaaggaCATTTTGGGCGACAGCAAACCGCTGGCGGCGTGTGCACCTTACAGTACCAGCGTTCCCTCTCCCCATCACACCCCCAAGCAGGAGGGCAGCGCGGCCCCGGAGAGCTTCAGGCCCAAACTCGAGCAGGAGGACGGCAAAGCCAAGCTCGACAAGCGCGACGACACGCAGGGCGACATCAAATGCCACG GGACAAAGGAGGAGGGCGACCGGGAGATCAGCAGCAGCCGGGACAGCCCGCCGGTGCGGGCCAAGAAGCCGCGGAAGGCGCGGACCGCCTTCTCCGACCACCAGCTCAACCAGCTGGAGCGCAGCTTCGAGCGGCAGAAGTACCTGAGCGTGCAGGACCGCATGGACCTGGCCGCCGCCCTCAACCTCACCGACACGCAGGTGAAAACCTGGTACCAGAACCGGAG GACGAAGTGGAAGCGGCAGACGGCGGTGGGCCTGGAGCTGCTGGCCGAGGCCGGGAACTACTCGGCCCTGCAGAGAATGTTCCCCTCGCCCTATTTCTACCACCCCAGCCTGCTGGGCAGCATGGACAGCACGAcggcggccgcggcggccgcggccATGTACAGCAGCATGTACCGGACTCCCCCCGCGCCGCACCCCCAGCTCCAGCGGCCGCTGGTGCCGCGGGTGCTGATCCACGGGCTGGGACCCGGCGGGCAGCCGGCCCTCAACCCCCTGGCCAACCCCATGCCCGGCACCCCGCACCCCCGGTGA